CGAGACCTTCGTGGAGCCCGGCTGGCAGACCGCCGACCTCCTCGGGCTCCCCGGTGTCGGGCCCCGGGCCGCGCGCGTCTGCCGGAACAAGCACCTCCAGCGGCTTTATCTGGCCGAGTGGAGCCCCGTCTCGGTGCTCTCCAGCGGCTCCCGCGAGACGGTCCTGACGGCCCTCGCCGACCGCTACCCCCTCATCTCCAAGCCGCTCGACCTCTATTGCAGCATCGGGGTCCGGGTGATCAGGGACCAGGAGGCCCTGGCGGCGCACCTCGACGAGGTGGCGCCGGAATCGCCGGTCCTCCTGGAACAGCGGGTGTCCGGACGCGAGTTCAGCGTGGAGACCATCGTCGCGGACGGTGTCCCGGTCTTCTCCGGGGTCACCCAGAAGTCGACCAACGAGGAGGAGGGGGACTTCTTCGTCGAGATGGGTCACACCCTGCCCGCCTGCAACCTCACCGAGGACGAGGCCGGGCGGCTGAAGGAGGCCCAGGCGGCGGTGCTGGCCCGGCTCGGCTTCGGCACGGGCATGGCCCACGGCGAGTACCGCGTCCTCGCGGACGGCCGGATCGCGCTGATGGAGATCGCGGCCCGCCCGCCGGGCGACGGGATACTCCACCTCTACGAACTGGCCACCGGCGCCTCGATCGAGGCATCCGTGGTGGACGCGGCGCTCGGCCTGCCCGTGCGGCACCCGGAACCCCGCCGCTGGGCCCGGCAGATCTACTTCGACCACGCCCCGGGGAAGCTGGACGGCGTCGCCGTCGACGGCCACGCCGGGGTGGACCCCTTCTGGGTGGTGGACCACGGCCTGTGGCCCGCGGTCGAGCCCGCCGGTCCCGAGGCGCCGCCCGGCCTGAGGAAGGTCCTCGTGCTCAAGGCGCGCGGCGCCGGACTGGGGCCGCTGTCCGACTCCTTCGGCCGGGCCGTCACCGCGCTGTTCGACGCCCCCGACCCCCGGCGGCTGGAGCAGTACGACGCGACGGTCCGTGAAGCCGTCCGTATCACCGTCAGTTAGCACACCCGTCGGCGCGAGCCGTCCGACGCGGCCGGAGCAGGGAGAAGACGCACCCGTGGGACAAGGGCCCAGCACGACGCAGGGCGAGGAGAGCGCCACCCCACCGCCGAGGGCCGGGTGGGCGCTGCTCCGGCGCGCACTGAGACGTTTCCCGAAGTCCCGGGCGGGCCGGGTCTTCGTCCTCATCGCGTTCGTGGACGCCTTCGGCCGGGGCTTCTTCCTCGCCGGTTCGACGCTCTTCTACACCCAGGTGATCGGGCTCAGCACCGCGCAGGTCGGCCTCGGGCTCTCGATCGCCGGGCTCTTCGGGGTCGCCTGCGCCATCCCGACCGGATGGCTGGCGGACCGGTTCGGCGACGGCCCGGTCCTGATCGCGCTCCAGCTCTGGCGCGCCGCGGCCTTCCTCGTCTACCCCTTCGTGGACGACTTCCGGATGTTCCTGGTGGTCGCCTGCTTCGTCGGCGCGGTGGAGCAGGCCGTCGGGCCGATCATCCAGTCGGTGGCCGGAGCGACGGCCGAGGAGGGCTCGCGCGTCGGCGCCATGGCCCTCATCGCGGTGGCGCGGAATTCCGCCTACGCGCTTTCCGCCGTGATTGCCACGGTGGTCATCACCATGGCCGACTCCCGTACCTATGTCGGCTTCGTCCTGGCCAACGCGGCGGCGTTCCTGGTGACCGCCGCACTGCTGACCCGGCTCAGGCTCCCGCGCCGGGGGACGGGCGGGGACGGGCGGTCCGGGCCCCGGGGCGCCAAGCTGCTGCCGTTCAAGAACGCGCGGTTCCTGCTGCTCTCGCTGGCCAATGGAATTCTCTATCTGCATGTCCCGATCCTGTCGGTGGCGTTCCCGCTCTGGATCGTCACCCACACCGAGGCGCCGCGCGGCCTGGTCGGCGCCGCCCTGGTGGTGAACACCGTGCTCGCGGTCTCGCTCCAGGTGCGGCTCAGCAAGGGCGGCGACGACATGGCGCACGCCGGTCGCAAACAGCGGGCCGCGGGACTGGCGCTGGCCCTTTTCTGCGCCCTGACGGCGGTGACCGGACCGGCGGACGCGCTGACGGCCGGAGCGCTGCTCCTGCTCGCCGCCGTACCGCTCACCCTGGGTGAACTGTGGCAGTCGGCCGGTGGCTGGGGCATCTCCTACGGTCTCGCCCCCGAGGAGCAGCGCACGTACTACCTGAGCGTCTATCAACTGGGGGCCACGGGCATGACGGTGGCGGGCCCGGCGCTGCTCACCATCGCCGTCGTCGACACGGGTGCCACCGGCTGGCTCGCCCTCGGTGCCGTGTTCGCCGTCACCGGCCTGGTGGTGCCGCTGCTGGCGCGGGCGGTCGGGTCCCAGGACCCGGTTCCGGCGGGGTCCGGGCCGGGCGACTGACCCCGGCCGCGACACCTGTGATGCTCCGTCAGGTCCCGTGCGAAATGGCCGGTGATACGGGGGAGGCGATTTCCGTCCGGCCGGTACGGTACACAGATGGATGGCCGTGAAATGCAGAGAACCAGAATGGCGCCGCGGGCGAAGGAGAGGGAAAGCACAAAGGATTTCGGGCGACAGGCGGATACATGAATGGAAACGATCAGCTTCGCACCATAACGTCCAATGATGTAGCGCGCGTGGCAGATGTGTCCCAATCAACGGTTTCGCTGGTCCTCAACGGCAAATGGCAGGGCAGGATTCGCGAGGAGACCGCGCGGCGTGTGATGGCGACCGCCCACGATCTGGGGTACCGGATCAACCAGTCCGCCCGGAGTCTGCGGCTCGGGAGTACGGGCACGGTGCTCCTGGTCGTCCCGACCCTGGTCAACCCGGCCTTCGCCGCCGTCCACGCGGGCGCGGCCCGTGTCGGCGCGCAGAACGGCCTGGGTGTCGTGGTCTTCCCCCTCAGCGCGGAGGACGGCTTCGGCCCGTTCCCCGCGCCCCGGCAGGCGCTCGACGGAGTCATCGCCTGCTCGCTGTCGGCGGAGGTCGTCTCCGGTCTGCGGGGCGGGCTCCCGCTGGTCGTCCTGGACGACGCCCCCACCCCCGGCACCCCGGCCGTCACCATGGACACCGGCGGCGGGATGGCGAAGGCGCTGGCCCATCTGACCGAGCTGGGGCACCGGCGCATCATGCATCTGCGGGCCCGGCGCCGCGCCTGGACCCTCGCCCGGCGGGCGGAGGTGTTCGACCAGTGCACCCTCAGCCATCCGCAGGTGAGAGCGGATCATCTGGTGTGCTCCTTCCTCCCGGCCGAGGTCCGGGAACGGATGGTCGAGGTGCTGTCAGCCTCCCCCCGCCCGACGGCTGTCATCTGCGACGACGACAACATGGCCATGGGGGTCTACGCCGCCGCCAGGGCGCTGGATCTGAGCATCGGCGAGGATCTCTCCGTCGTCGGCTTCAACGATCTGCCCGTGGCGGCCCTGTCCTCGCCGCCCCTCACCACCGTCCGGCTGCCCCTCGGGGAACTGGGCTCCCGCGGGATGCGGGCCCTGCTCGACCTGCGCAACGGAACGGTGAACGAGCCGGTCTCGCTCCTGACCGAACTCATCGTGCGCTCCTCCGTCGGCCGGGTGTCCGAGGACATCTGAGCGCTGTCCCGCGCTCCCCTCCGGGGCCTGTCCGGCGCCCGGGGGGAGCCGCGCGGGGCGCCGGGCCGCAGCGGTCGCGGCCGTGCGCCCCTCCAGCGCGGCACCATGGCCCGCTCGGCCCGAAGGCGCCGTCCGGCAGACAGCCGCGGTGCCGCTCGGCCGCTCGCCGAACCGTCGGGCACCGGCGCGGACCGCCGCCGGGAGCACCCCGTACACCCCCCGTCCCAGCAGTGCGTTCACCCCGCGCGGGCAGGTTTCGACGGCCGGGCTCCCCCAGGGGCCCCGGCTCCGCGCGGCGCTCGCTGCGGTTGTGACACGTACGGCGGGGCCGGACGGTTCACCGCCGACCGCTCGACCACTCATCCGTGCGCTGAGCGGTCGCTCAGTACCGTTCGACCGCTGACCGACGGGGCCCGTCAACTCCGCCACCCGGCGGATATTCCGTACCCGGCCCCGGCCGCAGGCTTGCCGGACCCAGTAAAGCGACCGGCAACTGACCGGCCGTACAGTCCGAACGCCAGACGAGGAGCGCAGCCGTGACCGCACCGGCCCCCGGCAAGGCCGCACCCCACGCCCCCGCCCGCGCCACCGAGGAAGAGCTGGCCCAGCTCCAGCGCGAGCACGGCCGGGCCGTGTTCGGCTTTCTGCTGGGACTGACCTACGGCGACACCCAGCGCGCCGAGGACCTGTTGCAGGAGACGATGATCCGGGCCTGGCGCCACCCCGAGGCCCTGCACACCCGGCACGAGTCGATGCGTCCCTGGCTCTTCACCGTGGCGCGCCGGCTCGCCATCGACGCCCGCCGCGCCCGGCTCTCCCGCGCCCGGGAGGCGGTGCACGGCACCGAGAACACCCTCATCCCCGCGGACGACCCGATCGAGCCCTCCATCCAGGCGCTCGACATACGCGCCGCGCTGGCCCGGCTCACCGACGACCACCGCGCCGTGCTCCAGCAGGTCTACTTCCGCGGACTCTCCGTCAACGAGGCCGCCGCCGCCCTCGGTATCCCGCCCGGGACGGTGAAGTCCCGTACCTACTACGCGCTGCGCTCGCTCCGCGGGGTCCTCAGGGCGTACGGCACACTCGACTGAGCCCGGCCACGGAACGGCGTTTTCCGGGCGACGCGGCCGCACACCGCGACCACCCGCTGAACCCCGGCACCCACCGGCACGTTGTCGACTGCACAGTGAGGGGAACCGGCGCCGCGGCGGCACAGCACACCACTGCTCCGCCGCCGTACGGCCGCCCCCGTCCGACACCGCCGCGGTGAGGAGCGCTTCCGGTGGCACAGCACAACGGGGAACCCGTCCGCGCCGGACGGGAGGACCAGTTCCAGCGCGTGCGCGAACTGCTCAAGAACGCCGCCGCGGGACACGGCGCGAGCCTGCTCGTCGACGGAGAGCCCGGCTCCGGCAAGAGCACGCTGCTCGGCCTTGTCGCGGAGGAGGCCACCCGGCTGCGCTGCCGGGTGTTCGCCGGAGCGGCCCGGGAGACCGGCCCCGCCCCGCTGGGCGCCCTCCTCGACTGTCTGGAACCCGACCTGCCCACCGAGGACATCCGCCGCGCCGCCCAGGGCGGCGGCCCCCCGGCCGGTGCCGTCCGCCGCTTCTTCGCGCTGATCGCCCAGGTCTGCCGTACCGCCCCCGTCGTCCTGGTCCTGGACAACCTCCACCAGGCCGACGACGCCAGCCAACTGGTGTGGCGGCGGCTCACCGAGGCCGCAGCGCGCAGGCCCCTGCTGCTCGTCGCCGCCACCCGCGGCGCCCCCGGCGCCCCGCTGCCCCCCGCCGCGGCCCGTGCCGCCGCCGACGCCGGTGCCGCCCGGCTCACCCTGGCGCCGCTCGGCCTCTGCGAGACCGCCCGCCACGCCGAACGCGTCCTCGGCGCACCGCCGGGACCCCGGCTGCTGCGCCGCCTCGGCGACACCGGGGGCAACGCGCGCCACCTCGGCACCCTCCTCGCCGCCCTCGCCGGGGCCGGGGCCGTACGAGTCACCGCCGACACCGCCGAACTCGACCCCGCGGGCGCCCCGGACACCCCCGGCCTGCTGGGCGCCACCCCCCTGGAGCCACGGCCCGGCGCCCCGGACCGTACCGCCCCCGACCGTTCCGCCCCGGGCCGGGCGGCCGACGACGGGCACCTCGCCCACGGCCCCCCGTACCCGCTGCCGCCCGCGCTCGCCGCGGCCCTCACCGACCGGCTCGGCCCGCTCTCCCCGGACGCCCGCACCCTGGTGCGCGTCGCCGCCCTCCTCGACGCCCCCTTCCCCCGCACGGAACTCGCCGTCGCCCTCGACCGCGCCCCCGAGGCACCGCTCCCCGCCCTCGGCGAGGCCCTCGCCGCCGGAGTCGTCGAGGAGACCGAACCCCCGCAGCACCGGCTGCGCTTCCGGGACGAACTCACCCGCCAGGCCGTGTGGACCGGGGTCCCCGCCACCGTCCGCGCCGCCCTCCACGGCCGGACCGCCCGCTCCCTCGCCGCCCTCGGCGCCCCCGCGCACCGCGTCGCCGCCCATCTGCTGCCCGCCGACCGGACCGGCGACGACTGGGCCACCGACTGGCTGCTGCGCCATCTCGGCGAACTCCTGCGCCACCACCCCCGGGCCGTCGTCGGCCTCGCCGCGCGCCACCTCCACCGGGTGCCGCCCGAGGACCCCGGCCACGCCCGGCTCCAGGACGCCGCCGCCCACGCCGCGTATCTGCTCGGCCTGCCCGACGCCGTGACCCGGGCCCGGGAGCTGTACGACCGCGCCGCCGACCCCGCGCGCCGCTCCCGGCTCGGCTTCCTCACCGCCCTCGCCCTGCTCCAGGACGGCCGCCCCGCCCAGGCCCACCCCCTCGTGGACGAGGCCCTCGCCGTCCACGCCCTCCCCGGCCGCCCCGCGCGGACCGCCCGCTTCCTCGCCCTGCGCGCCGCCCTGCTCTGCGGGGGCCGCCGTCTCGACGAGGCCCGGACCCTCGCCGACCAGGCCCTGGAGCGCTCACTCGCCGTACGGGCCCCCGTCGCCGAGGCGTACGCCCGTTCCGTCCGCGCCCAGTTGCTCACCCACGCGGGCGACCACCCGGCGGCGCTGCGGGAGTCCGTCCGCGCCCGCACCGCCGCCCGGCGGCGCGCGGAGACCCGCGACATCCAGCTCGTCCAGACCCTCCTCGGCGCCCATCTCCTCGGGGTGCACGACCGCGACGGCGAGGCCCGCGCCCTGCTGGAGGAGGCCAGGGCGCTCGCCGACAGCACCGGTTCGCCCGCCCGGAAGGCATGGGCGCACACCGTCTCCGCGCGCTTCCACTACCGCGCCGGGCACTGGGACGAGGCCCTCGACGACCTCGACCTCGGACGCTCGCTGCCCGCCCCCTGGCAGCCCTCCCCGCCGTACGGGCTCGACGCCGTGATCCTCGTCGGCCGGGACCGCCGCGACGCGGCCAGGGCCGCGCTCACCGCCGCCCGCGCCGCCGCGCCCGCCGGGACCGACCCCGGCTATCTCCCGCTCGCCGAGGCCCTGCTCGCCGAACGCGACGGCGACCCGCACGGCGCGCTCGCCGCCCTCCGGGACGCGCTGTGCGAGGAGCCCCCCGGCCGCTGGAGCCACCGGGCCTTCTGGCTCCCCGACACCGTCAGGATCGCCCTCGCCCTCGGCGACCGGACGCTGGCGGCCACCGCAGTGACCCTCGCCGGGGCCCTGGCGGACACCGCGCCGGGCGAACGGGGCCCCCGCGCGCTCGCCCAGCGCTGCCGGGGCCTCGCCGAGGGCGAACCCGGGGCGCTGCGCGCCGCCGCCGACCACTACCAGCGCCAGGGCATGCGGCTCTGTCTCGCCCGCACCCAGGAGGACCTCGCCGCCGTGCTGGCCGCGCAGGGCGACACCGACGGGGCCCGCCGCGGCCTCAACCACGCCGTCGACCTCTACCAGCTTCTCGCCGCCCACTGGTACACCGCCCGCGCCGACGCCCGGCTGCGTGCCCTCGGGGTCCGCCGCGGCCCCCGGGGCGCCCGGGGCCGCCCCCGCACCGGCTGGGACGCCCTCACCCCCACCGAACTGAAGGTCGCGCTCCTCGTCGCCGAAGGCCGCTCCAACCCCGAGGCCGCCGCCGAACTGCTGCTCTCCCCGCGCACCGTCCAGACCCATGTCTCGCACATCCTCACCAAGCTCGGCGCCCGCACCCGTATCGACATCGGCAGGGAAGCGGGCCGCCGACGGCCGCTGAACGGACCGGCGGCCCCGCCCCGCGGGGCCGCCCCGGCCCCCGCGCCCGCCACCGGAAAGGAGACCGACGACCGTGAAGGCCGTGACGACGGGGAGGGCCCGCGGCGACGACGGCGTCTGGACCGGCAGAGCCCCCGAGACACAGCGGTTGAGCCGGTACATCGCGGAACTGGCGAGCGGCCGGGGGCACTCCGTGCTGATCGAGGGCGAACCCGGCATCGGGAGGACCGCGCTGCTCCACCGGGCCCGGCTTGAGGCCCGGCGGACCGGCCGCACCACCCTCGCCGCGACGGCCGAGGACGGGCACACCCCCCTGCGCCCCGTCCTCGAAGCCCTCGCCCGGCCCGGACCCGTCCGCCCCGTGCTGCGCGCCCTCGCGGCCGGACTGCTCCGCGGCCCCCAGCCCCGTATCCCCGCCACCGCCGCCGGGGAACCCGATCCCGCCCTCGCCGAACGGGTCCTCGACCTGATCCGCCGGGTCACCGACGAGGGACCGCTGGCCCTTCTCCTCGACGACCTCCACCGCGCCGACCCCACCACCCTGCTGCTGTGGCAGCGGCTCGCCCGGCGCACCGCCCGGCTGCCCCTGCTGCTCGTCGCCACCGCACGCCGCCTCCCCGGCCCCGGCGGCCCCGGTGGATTCGCCGGCCTCCGGCGCGACCTCCTCGACGCGGGAACCACCCTGCTCACCCTGGCCCCGCTCGCCGACGACGAGGCCCGCGCGCTCGTCGGCGCCCTCACCGGCGCCCCGCCCGGCCCCGAACTCCGCGAACGGATCGACCGGGCGGGCGGCAACCCCCACTGGATACGGACGCTGCTCCCCCCCGACCGCACGGAACGGAACCCGGCCCCTCCGACCCCCCTGGCCCCTCCGACCCTTCCTAACCCTCCGGTTCCTCCGGCTCTCCCGGGCCCCGCGGCCCGTCCGGCCGACCCGCCCACCGGCACCGGCTCAGGCTCCGGCGGCAGCTCCGGCAGCTCCGGCAGCTCCGGCAGCTCCGGCAGCTCCGGCAGCGGCGGCTCCGGTCCCGCTGCCGCCACCGGCCTCGCCGCCGTCGCCGACGGTCTCGTCGACGGCGCGACCCGGGACACCCTGCGCACCGCCGCCCTCCTCGGCCCCGCCTTCACCGCCGCCGAACTCGCCGCCGTCACCGGACGGCCACCGCTCGACCTGCTGGACCCCCTCGACGACGCCCTCGCCGCCGGAGTCCTCGTCGACACCGGCGACCACCTCCGCTTCCGCCTCCCCGCGCTCGCCGAGGCCCTGCGCGCCACCGTCCCCGCCCCCGAGCGCGCCGAACACCACCGCGCCGCCGCCCACGCCCTGGCCGCGGCGGGCGCGGACCTCGAACGCGTCGCCGGACAACTGCTCCCGATCGCCGGAACCCTCACCGCCGACCGGGACGGCTGGGCCTTCGACTGGCTCGCGGGCGCCGCGCCCCACCTCGCCGAACAGGCCCCCGGCAGCGCCGTCGGCCTGCTGCGCCGCTGTCTGGCCCGGCTCCCCGCCGACGACCCCCGGCACGCCGCCCTCAAGGAACACCTCGCCCACGCCGCCCTGTTGCTGCGCGGCCCCGCGAGCACCGCGACCCTGCGCGGACTCCTGGACGAGACCACCGCACCCGAGGCCCGCGTCCAGCTCACCGCCGCGCTCGCCCACGGCCTGTACGTCCAGGGCCGCTGGGCCGACGCCCTCGCCGCCCTCGACCGGGCCGAGCGCACCGGAGCCGCCGACGCCGCCTGGGCCCCGCTCTTCCAGGGGCTGCGCGCCACGATCCACCACGGCGCCGGTCACAGCGAGCGGTGCGCGGTCCTCGCCCGGCAGGTCATCGCCGACGCCCGGTCCGGACGGCACCCCTTCGGCGAGGCATACGGGCGGCACGCCCTGTCCTGCGCCCTGCTGCGGGACCGGCGCACCGAGGCGGCCCTCGCCGAGAACACCCTCGCCCTGCGCGCCGCCGCACGGGTGGACCGGACCGGCGCCCGCTGGCTCACCTGCACCCTCACCGACCTCCGCGTCACCATGCTGCTCTACCGGGCGGTCATGCTCGGCCTGGTCGACCGGCCCGAGGAGGCGCGGTCCGCGCTCGACCGGGCCCGGGACGAGACGGCCGGCCGGGCCACCGCCGATCAGCTCGGCGGCATCACCGTGACCGCCGCGCTCCTCGACTACACCACCGGCCGCTGGGACGACGCCCTCGCCCGGCTGGACCGGCAGCCCGACCCCGTCGACCCCTGGCTCCCCTCCCTCCGCCACAGCGTCGCCGCCCTCGTCCACGGCCACCGCGACCGGGGCGCCGACGCCCGGGCCCACTGCGAGGCCGCCGCCGGGCGGACCACCCCCTGCGGCTCGCACAGCAACCGCGGGGGCTATCCCCTCATGGCCCGCGCGCTGCTGGCGGAGCGGTCCGGCCGCCCGCACGAGGCGCTGGCGGTCCTGCTCCCCACCCTCGACCCCGGCTACGCCCGCGACCTGGACCAGCGCTTCCAGTGGATGCCCGACATCGTGCGGCTCGCCCTGCGCACCGGGGACGGGGCCACCGCGCGCGCCGCCGCCGTCATCAGCGCCGGGGAGGCCGACCGCGAACACCACCCGGCGCGGACCGCCGCCGCCGCACGCTGCCGGGGGCTCGTGGACGCCGACCCCGGCCCGCTCGCCGAGGCCGTCGCCTACTACCGCGGGGTCGCCCGCCCGCTCGACCTCGGCCAGGCCCTGGAGGACGGCGCGGCCGTCCGGGCCGCGCTCGGCGAACCGGCGGCGGCCAGGGAACTGCTGCAACAGGCCCTGGAACGGTACGCGCGGCTCGGCGCGGCCTGGGACGCCCGGCGCGCCGTCGGGCGGCTGCGGGCCCTGGGCGTCCGTACGGGCCCCCGGGCCGCCCGGAACGGACGCCCGTCCACCGGCTGGGCCGCCCTCACCCCCGCCGAGCTGAGAGTGGCCCACCGGGTGGCCCAGGGCCGCTCCAACCCCGAGATCGCGGCGGAGCTGTTCCTCTCGCCGCGCACCGTCCAGACCCATGTCTCCAGCATCCTCACCAAACTCGGCGCCCGCTCCCGTACCGAGGTGGCCCGCCAGGCCGCCGAACGCTCCTCCCAGCACCCCTGACCGACCGGCCCGGCCGGACCGCACGACCCCGCCCGGAGCGGTCGGCGCGTACGTCGCGAGGGGGGCGCGCGGCCGTGAACCCGCGCCCCCGTCACGCCGTGCTCCGGAGGGAGAGTTCCATCTCCTGACCTGTGAGGATTCCGCATGGCACCGCACGATCCCCAGAGCCCGTACGGCCCCGCGCACCCGCCGACGGGCGCGCCGGACACCGCCATCGGCGGCGGCGCCACGCCCACCGGCCCCAGGGCCCCCAGAGGTACGGCCCGTACCTCCTGTCGACTGACGGCGCACGAGGGGGGCCGGGCCGACGGGTGAGCGGGAGACCGGTGCCGACGGCGACACGCCGACGGCCCTTTCGGCCCTTGTTGTTGTGCGGCACCTGTCCGCAGAATGGCCCCGGGGGCGGGCCGGAGGATGGCTCCGGTGCGCCGGAGCACACGAATCGGGGGCCTGCGTGACTGAGCCGCACCGGGCGGAAGCCCATGTGAAGCTGTTGCTGGGGGCGTATGTGCTCGACGCGCTCACTCCGGAGGAGGACCGGGTGGTGGCGGCCCATGTCCAGTGGTGCGCCGACTGCCGCGCCGAATACCTCGAACTGGCCGAACTGCCGATGCTGCTCGCCGCCTTCGGCGGGGCGGGCCCGGTGATTCCGCCACCGCTGCCACCCGCGGCCCGGGACGACGGACCGGGCCCGGAGGACCGGGGCCCCGGCCCGTTCGCCTAGGGAGCGGCGTCCGGACCGGGCCGGATCGGGCCGGATCGGGCAGCGGGTCCGGCCGGGGGCGGTTCCCGCTCGCGGGGGAGGGCGTCCCGCGGTGGGGCCCCGCGCCGTGCCGGGGTGTCTCCCGAGCCGCCGGGCCCGGGGGGAGCGCGGTGCCGGGCACCCGGGCCCGGCAGGATCGGAGCAACACCCCCGGCCGCTCGTCGGCGTCCACCGTCCCGGGGCCCGGGACGCGCCCTGCGCACCCGGAGCGCATGCCCCGGCCCCGGACGGCTCTTCCGGTCCGGCGCCCGGCCGTGCCCAGGGGCCGGGTTCCGTATCCGGCCGGTGCGTCCTGCGGATACGGGAGCGCGGGGCGCCGTTCCGCCACGAGGGCTTCGGACAGGGGTCTGCCGCCCGGGAGCGCCCGGGGCGTCCTCGTCCGCCGGAGCCCGTGCCCCGCTCGGGTCCGGTCGCCGGCGGGGCCGCGGCAGCCGGTGCCTCCCCTGGTGCCGCGCCGGGCGCTGATCCCCCGGCGGTCCCTTCGGACCACGGACGGCACATGTCGTCGGCAGGGCGCCGTCCTCCCGGCAGGCGGTCCGGCGGGGGTGTCTCCCGGGCTTCTGGGCCCGGGGAGGGCCGTGCCGGGGCACCCGGACGGACAGGGCGCCGACGACCCGGCCCCCGACCCCTCCGCGGTGCCCGGGGCTCAGGGCCCGTGAGCGCGGGGGCGCTTTCCGGCCGTCGGCGTGCGTGGCTCACATCCGTGCGTCGGCGGGTCGCCGGTGCGGCGGCGGGCGGTTCCCGGCGGTCCTTTCCGGCCACGGCCGGGACTCCCCGGTGCGCGGTACGGGGCGCCGCCCCCTCCCGGCGGCGCCCCGTGTTCCGTGCGGGGGTCAGGCACCGTGGCTGACGGGGCGGGCCGGGACCGTGAGGTGTTTCTCCGCCGGGACCGGCCGCACCCACAGGGTCCGCAGGCTGCCCGCCCGGATCAGCGCGGTGGCGTCCCCCGGCAGCAGCGGCAGCGTCCGCAGCGCGTCGGCGGGCAGCCCGTACGCCTCGGCGAGCTGACGCGCGAGCGGCGGGGCGAGCCGGGGGGCGAGGACGGCGTCGTACCGGCCGAGGGCGCGGGCGCCGCCGGGGGCGCGGTGGTGCAGGCTGATCCCGATCTGCCAGGCGCCGAGATCGGGCCGGGGCGCGCCGCAGCTCCCGGTGAACTCGTCGACGACCACCACCGGCCGCAGCGGACCGCCGGGCGGGGGAGTCGCGCCGCCCGGCAGCCCCACCACCAGCCGGGCCGGATCGGCGCCGGACGTCCGCAGCAGCCGGGCCCACACCTGC
The nucleotide sequence above comes from Streptomyces clavuligerus. Encoded proteins:
- a CDS encoding sigma-70 family RNA polymerase sigma factor; translated protein: MTAPAPGKAAPHAPARATEEELAQLQREHGRAVFGFLLGLTYGDTQRAEDLLQETMIRAWRHPEALHTRHESMRPWLFTVARRLAIDARRARLSRAREAVHGTENTLIPADDPIEPSIQALDIRAALARLTDDHRAVLQQVYFRGLSVNEAAAALGIPPGTVKSRTYYALRSLRGVLRAYGTLD
- a CDS encoding MFS transporter; translated protein: MGQGPSTTQGEESATPPPRAGWALLRRALRRFPKSRAGRVFVLIAFVDAFGRGFFLAGSTLFYTQVIGLSTAQVGLGLSIAGLFGVACAIPTGWLADRFGDGPVLIALQLWRAAAFLVYPFVDDFRMFLVVACFVGAVEQAVGPIIQSVAGATAEEGSRVGAMALIAVARNSAYALSAVIATVVITMADSRTYVGFVLANAAAFLVTAALLTRLRLPRRGTGGDGRSGPRGAKLLPFKNARFLLLSLANGILYLHVPILSVAFPLWIVTHTEAPRGLVGAALVVNTVLAVSLQVRLSKGGDDMAHAGRKQRAAGLALALFCALTAVTGPADALTAGALLLLAAVPLTLGELWQSAGGWGISYGLAPEEQRTYYLSVYQLGATGMTVAGPALLTIAVVDTGATGWLALGAVFAVTGLVVPLLARAVGSQDPVPAGSGPGD
- a CDS encoding ATP-grasp domain-containing protein, which gives rise to MAPSGAAGPPAFILFTDLPKAGAYLEAIAARGLRSLVVTGPPQWPLEEVAVSYVGRPGHPFEAVERLEFLAAGDLAGILRQVVAWAAEYDIRGVFASSETFVEPGWQTADLLGLPGVGPRAARVCRNKHLQRLYLAEWSPVSVLSSGSRETVLTALADRYPLISKPLDLYCSIGVRVIRDQEALAAHLDEVAPESPVLLEQRVSGREFSVETIVADGVPVFSGVTQKSTNEEEGDFFVEMGHTLPACNLTEDEAGRLKEAQAAVLARLGFGTGMAHGEYRVLADGRIALMEIAARPPGDGILHLYELATGASIEASVVDAALGLPVRHPEPRRWARQIYFDHAPGKLDGVAVDGHAGVDPFWVVDHGLWPAVEPAGPEAPPGLRKVLVLKARGAGLGPLSDSFGRAVTALFDAPDPRRLEQYDATVREAVRITVS
- a CDS encoding LacI family DNA-binding transcriptional regulator, which codes for MNGNDQLRTITSNDVARVADVSQSTVSLVLNGKWQGRIREETARRVMATAHDLGYRINQSARSLRLGSTGTVLLVVPTLVNPAFAAVHAGAARVGAQNGLGVVVFPLSAEDGFGPFPAPRQALDGVIACSLSAEVVSGLRGGLPLVVLDDAPTPGTPAVTMDTGGGMAKALAHLTELGHRRIMHLRARRRAWTLARRAEVFDQCTLSHPQVRADHLVCSFLPAEVRERMVEVLSASPRPTAVICDDDNMAMGVYAAARALDLSIGEDLSVVGFNDLPVAALSSPPLTTVRLPLGELGSRGMRALLDLRNGTVNEPVSLLTELIVRSSVGRVSEDI
- a CDS encoding AAA family ATPase, whose translation is MAQHNGEPVRAGREDQFQRVRELLKNAAAGHGASLLVDGEPGSGKSTLLGLVAEEATRLRCRVFAGAARETGPAPLGALLDCLEPDLPTEDIRRAAQGGGPPAGAVRRFFALIAQVCRTAPVVLVLDNLHQADDASQLVWRRLTEAAARRPLLLVAATRGAPGAPLPPAAARAAADAGAARLTLAPLGLCETARHAERVLGAPPGPRLLRRLGDTGGNARHLGTLLAALAGAGAVRVTADTAELDPAGAPDTPGLLGATPLEPRPGAPDRTAPDRSAPGRAADDGHLAHGPPYPLPPALAAALTDRLGPLSPDARTLVRVAALLDAPFPRTELAVALDRAPEAPLPALGEALAAGVVEETEPPQHRLRFRDELTRQAVWTGVPATVRAALHGRTARSLAALGAPAHRVAAHLLPADRTGDDWATDWLLRHLGELLRHHPRAVVGLAARHLHRVPPEDPGHARLQDAAAHAAYLLGLPDAVTRARELYDRAADPARRSRLGFLTALALLQDGRPAQAHPLVDEALAVHALPGRPARTARFLALRAALLCGGRRLDEARTLADQALERSLAVRAPVAEAYARSVRAQLLTHAGDHPAALRESVRARTAARRRAETRDIQLVQTLLGAHLLGVHDRDGEARALLEEARALADSTGSPARKAWAHTVSARFHYRAGHWDEALDDLDLGRSLPAPWQPSPPYGLDAVILVGRDRRDAARAALTAARAAAPAGTDPGYLPLAEALLAERDGDPHGALAALRDALCEEPPGRWSHRAFWLPDTVRIALALGDRTLAATAVTLAGALADTAPGERGPRALAQRCRGLAEGEPGALRAAADHYQRQGMRLCLARTQEDLAAVLAAQGDTDGARRGLNHAVDLYQLLAAHWYTARADARLRALGVRRGPRGARGRPRTGWDALTPTELKVALLVAEGRSNPEAAAELLLSPRTVQTHVSHILTKLGARTRIDIGREAGRRRPLNGPAAPPRGAAPAPAPATGKETDDREGRDDGEGPRRRRRLDRQSPRDTAVEPVHRGTGERPGALRADRGRTRHREDRAAPPGPA